One Branchiostoma floridae strain S238N-H82 chromosome 15, Bfl_VNyyK, whole genome shotgun sequence DNA window includes the following coding sequences:
- the LOC118431732 gene encoding phospholipase A-2-activating protein-like — protein sequence MAASDTGVYKLRCSLIGHSMDVRAVAAAVYPDGAVVTASRDQTARLWAPNSDDNGFMEAHVMTGHSKFISSVCLLPPSDDYPHGMVVTGSNDHSIHIYSLESPEPVFKLTGHKNTVCSLAAGKFGTLLSGSWDKTARVWLKDRCMMTLSGHEAAVWAVAIMPEHGIMLTGSADKTIKMWRTGKCELTFTGHEDCVRSLAVVSNVEFLSASNDGSIRRWLTTGECSQVYYGHTNYVYSLAMLPNGQDFVTSGEDRTVRVWKGGECVQTITLQAQSVWSVACLSNGDIAVGASDNVTRVFTCAPERYASPEEIKEFEEQVASSTIPAKAAADMDGININELPGKEDLENPGTKEGQTKLVRSGMTVEAYQWSVAQQEWTKIGDVVGSDEGTGGTGEKVWYEGKEYDHVFTVDLGDGSPKLKLPYNLSDDPWLAAHTFLEKNELSQLYLDQVAKFILENTKGLTVGPAPSAQQYADPFTGANRYVPGSAAPADVPQQGQGSTLGSDPFTGGGRYIPSYAARDMENNPPAHVPQPTNPYFPRVTPLLFEQANPGAIVGKIKEFNSKVPAELQLDESGLDQISQLLAVATNQQPGAPTAMQMNTLWKIVQWPKDVVFPALDVLRLALRHSDINQHFCNSKDGPQFLTHLRTFLSPDSSPANQMLALRAVCNMFAQPVGKGLAISQHSDILATTLDCSASTHKNVRIAMATIILNYAAVIQDPEDIEGKSQCLSAVAALLDTERENEACFRLLVALGSLMVGDDNAIALARSLDLLPVVARKRGITEAPKVAECARLVHQLLDA from the exons tgaTGATAATGGCTTTATGGAGGCACACGTCATGACAGGACACAGTAAATTCATCTCCAGTGTTTGTCTCCTGCCGCCTTCTGACGACTATCCCCACGGGATGGTCGTAACCGGTAGCAACGATCACAGCATCCATATCTACAGTCTGGAGTCCCCGGAACCAGTCTTCAAACTTACCGGACACAAGAACACAG tttGTTCTCTAGCAGCAGGAAAGTTTGGCACCCTCCTCAGCGGTTCGTGGGATAAGACTGCGCGTGTGTGGCTGAAGGACAGGTGCATGATGACGCTGTCCGGACACGAGGCCGCGGTGTGGGCCGTCGCCATCATGCCGGAACACGGAATCATGCTGACAGGGTCCGCCGACAAAACCATCAAGATGTGGCGCACAGGGAAGTGTGAACTGACTTTCACAG GGCATGAAGACTGTGTTAGGAGTCTTGCTGTGGTTTCCAATGTGGAGTTCTTGTCAGCCAGCAATGATGGGTCGATCCGACGCTGGCTAACCACAGGAGAATGTTCACAG GTTTACTATGGACACACCAACTATGTGTACTCTCTGGCCATGCTGCCCAATGGTCAGGACTTTGTGACATCAGGAGAGGACCGGACAGTCCGAGTGTGGAAGGGAGGGGAGTGTGTACAGACCATCACCCTACAGGCTCAGTCTGTATGGTCCGTGGCATGTTTAAGTAATGGGGACATCGCTGTTGGAGCTAG TGACAATGTGACCAGGGTGTTCACCTGTGCTCCGGAGAGGTATGCAAGTCCAGAGGAGATCAAGGAGTTTGAGGAACAGGTGGCATCATCCACCATCCCCGCCAAGGCAGCGGCCGACATGGATGGCATTAATATTAATGAGCTGCCAGGCAAGGAGGACTTGGAGAACCCAG GAACAAAAGAAGGGCAGACCAAGTTAGTGAGGTCTGGCATGACTGTAGAGGCTTACCAGTGGAGCGTGGCACAGCAGGAGTGGACCAAGATAGGAGACGTGGTGGGGTCAGACGAGGGCACAGGGGGCACCGGAGAAAAAGTCTGGTACGAGGGGAAG GAGTACGACCATGTGTTCACAGTGGACCTTGGTGATGGCAGTCCCAAGCTGAAGCTGCCCTACAACCTGTCGGACGACCCCTGGCTGGCAGCTCACACCTTCCTGGAGAAGAATGAGCTGAGTCAGCTGTACCTGGACCAGGTGGCCAAGTTCATCTTGGAGAACACCAAGGGGCTGACGGTTGGGCCTGCCCCCTCCGCACAACAGTATGCTGATCCTTTCACTG GTGCAAACCGCTATGTCCCAGGGTCTGCTGCTCCAGCTGATGTACCACAgcaaggtcaggggtcaacccTGGGCAGTGACCCCTTCACAG GAGGGGGTCGTTACATCCCATCCTACGCTGCCAGAGACATGGAGAACAACCCCCCAGCCCATGTGCCTCAGCCCACCAACCCCTACTTCCCCAGGGTCACTCCACTACTGTTTGAGCAGGCCAACCCTGGGGCTATCGTAG GTAAGATCAAGGAGTTCAACAGTAAAGTGCCAGCAGAACTGCAACTGGATGAATCTGGTTTGGACCAGATCAGTCAGCTTCTGGCTGTGGCAACCAATCAGCAGCCAGGAGCACCAACTGCCATGCAGATGAACACACTGTGGAAGATTGTCCAGTGGCCTAAAG ATGTCGTGTTCCCAGCACTAGATGTACTTCGGCTGGCCCTCCGCCACTCCGACATCAACCAGCACTTCTGTAACTCCAAGGATGGTCCACAATTCCTCACCCACCTCCGAACCTTCCTGTCACCTGACTCCtcaccagccaatcagatgctAGCCCTGCGTGCTGTGTGCAACATGTTCGCCCAGCCCGTGGGGAAAGGTCTGGCCATATCCCAGCACTCCGACATCCTGGCCACCACGTTAGATTGTAGCGCCAGCACCCATAAGAACGTCcgtattgccatggcgacaatCATTCTGAACTATGCGGCTGTCATCCAAGATCCAGAGGACATCGAAGGGAAGTCCCAGTGTCTGTCTGCTGTAGCGGCGCTCCTGGATACAGAGAGGGAAAACGAGGCATGTTTCCGTCTCCTGGTCGCGCTGGGGTCCCTAATGGTCGGTGATGACAACGCCATCGCGCTCGCTCGCTCCTTGGACTTATTACCTGTAGTCGCCAGGAAAAGGGGAATCACAGAGGCACCAAAAGTGGCAGAGTGTGCTAGACTTGTACACCAACTATTGGATGCATAA